In a single window of the Candidatus Neomarinimicrobiota bacterium genome:
- a CDS encoding acetone carboxylase subunit gamma, which produces MGRKIIITEYLEMDIDENQWHCSRCDNKLIDAQSNYKKGCLVYSRDPREIHNPVFEAEYNFAPDPEWVRIIEFYCPECGTQIETEYLPLGHPITHDIEIDVDSLKGRLDSGEMAIVDKRLKVIT; this is translated from the coding sequence ATGGGACGTAAAATTATTATTACTGAATATTTAGAAATGGACATAGATGAGAATCAATGGCATTGCAGTAGATGCGATAATAAGCTCATTGATGCCCAATCCAATTACAAAAAGGGTTGCCTTGTTTACAGTAGAGACCCACGGGAAATTCACAATCCTGTTTTTGAGGCAGAGTATAACTTTGCCCCAGACCCCGAATGGGTGCGCATTATCGAGTTCTATTGTCCAGAATGTGGCACTCAAATCGAGACCGAATACCTGCCGCTCGGACATCCGATCACCCATGATATTGAAATTGATGTTGACAGTCTGAAAGGAAGACTGGACAGCGGCGAAATGGCAATTGTTGATAAAAGACTAAAGGTGATAACATGA